From a single Silene latifolia isolate original U9 population chromosome 6, ASM4854445v1, whole genome shotgun sequence genomic region:
- the LOC141587340 gene encoding plasma membrane ATPase 1-like, translating to MAKWQWGTDEVFQTLGCSREGLSSEAVQQRLRRFGPNTVTRISKFQGIHSFLEGLWIQLNLRIFAAIAVIFNDYDDKHPETLRVLGVIYISVLLMVCCYASIESRVDLAIHRLMSPLARKVKVLRNGRWTKEQASVLVPGDVIMIKAWDVVPADTRLLEGDPLHIDQSPLTGEPVEVIKQEGDAVYYGSICEQGESKAVVIATGACISFRKSIVSVASNKDKCLDKILTAILSVSICLTAVAILVEIVIFAIERRAFVSGIDSLLVLVIGGIPITLRWTTLNAISKGSHFRHLVRGNKGAMLKRMYVVKEMAEMDVLCIATSGNFLLNDLTVLRDMIEVFDEGMDASIVILMAARACQTESHDAIDAAILGTLDDPEEVWSGISDVSFQSLNPTGNLRTITFTDNEGKVHQVCKGAAQEILNLAHNKKAIEQRFFRVADYFKNRGWQSVAVAHQVITDQELKDNNKNRWNIIGLVPLYNIPRCDSAETIRRASDVGINVKIITDNKLEIAKEIGRSLGMNTNMYPVFSLLGQLKDDKSVYTSPITDLIENADGFSNVTPEIKCEIIKQLQSRGHICGMTGHSGIDVAAMKKADIGIALATASDSVRRASDIVLTEPGLDVIIRTVLTCRKISKRIKAFATFTIASTIHTLLSFLLFALIWKFDVPPVLLLIFVILNDALNRGTYASYDVKSSSTPDRWKLGEVLRTGIFLGVYFASTTVLFFLAANSTDIFKMVFGVASLKSNYQKLGSAMFLQLSNSSQLIVLFTQSRRWSRVEQNKVYVFCLLTSQMIAALIAVYANDDNYWPRISGISWGWVGAIWIYNLFFYVVLVIIKLFIQSLWLELASNKLYKKAYELIVEQTLVRSL from the exons ATGGCTAAATGGCAATGGGGGACTGATGAG GTATTTCAAACACTGGGATGCAGCAGGGAGGGACTCTCTTCTGAGGCTGTTCAACAAAGATTACGCCGTTTTGGCCCCAATACAGTGACTAGAATTTCAAAG TTTCAGGGGATCCACAGTTTCTTGGAAGGATTATGGATTCAACTGAATCTGCGGATATTTGCTGCAATCGCTGTTATTTTCAATGACTAT GATGACAAGCATCCTGAAACTTTACGGGTTTTGGGCGTCATTTATATATCTGTTTTGTTGATGGTATGTTGTTATGCCAGCATCGAAAGTAGAGTTGATTTAGCTATCCACAGGCTCATGTCACCTCTTGCTAGGAAAGTGAAG GTATTGCGAAATGGAAGGTGGACTAAGGAACAAGCTTCAGTTCTAGTTCCTGGTGATGTGATTATGATCAAGGCGTGGGATGTAGTGCCAGCTGATACTCGACTGCTAGAAGGAGATCCTTTACATATTGATCAG TCCCCATTAACAGGAGAACCTGTTGAAGTGATAAAACAAGAAGGAGATGCTGTTTATTATGGCTCTATTTGTGAACAAGGAGAATCAAAAGCGGTCGTCATTGCAACTGGGGCGTGCATTTCTTTTCGCAAATCAATTGTTTCAGTAGCCTCCAACAAAGATAAATGTCTGGACAAG ATCTTGACTGCCATTTTGAGTGTCAGTATATGCCTAACGGCGGTTGCAATATTGGTAGAAATTGTCATATTTGCAATTGAGCGTCGAGCATTTGTTTCTGGTATTGACAGTTTACTAGTCCTTGTAATTGGAGGAATTCCAATCACCCTGCGGTGGACTACCCTGAATGCAATTTCAAAAGGTTCGCATTTTAGACACCTTGTGCGTGGTAACAAAGGAGCTATGCTAAAGAGAATGTACGTGGTTAAGGAGATGGCGGAGATGGATGTACTTTGTATTGCTACATCAGGAAACTTTTTGCTGAACGATCTTACAGTTTTAAGAGATATGATTGAG GTTTTTGATGAAGGAATGGATGCGAGTATTGTAATTTTGATGGCAGCTCGAGCATGTCAGACTGAAAGCCATGATGCTATAGATGCTGCCATACTTGGGACATTAGATGACCCAGAAGAG GTGTGGTCTGGCATTAGTGATGTATCTTTCCAATCGCTTAATCCAACAGGTAATTTAAGGACAATTACCTTTACTGATAATGAAGGTAAAGTCCACCAAGTGTGTAAAGGGGCTGCTCAAGAG ATCTTAAACCTGGCACATAATAAAAAGGCCATAGAACAAAGATTTTTTAGAGTTGCCGACTACTTCAAAAACCGTGGCTGGCAATCAGTGGCGGTAGCACATCAG GTAATTACTGATCAAGAGTTGAAAGATAATAATAAGAACCGTTGGAATATCATTGGCCTCGTTCCACTTTACAATATTCCTAGGTGTGACAGTGCCGAAACAATTAGAAGAGCTTCTGATGTTGGTATTAATGTAAAAATAATTACAG ATAATAAGTTAGAGATCGCGAAGGAGATTGGTCGTTCCTTAGGTATGAATACGAATATGTATCCTGTGTTTTCTTTACTCGGGCAGCTTAAGGATGATAAATCAGTTTATACTTCACCAATTACGGATCTTATTGAAAATGCTGATGGATTTTCCAATGTTACTCCAG AGATCAAGTGCGAAATTATTAAACAATTACAATCTCGGGGACATATTTGTGGAATGACCGGACACTCAGGTATAGATGTCGCTGCTATGAAAAAGGCTGATATTGGAATAGCTCTTGCAACTGCAAGTGATTCAGTTCGCAGGGCTTCTGATATCGTCCTCACTGAACCTGGTCTTGATGTTATCATTCGGACTGTGTTAACCTGTCGAAAGATCTCAAAGCGAATAAAAGCTTTCGCT ACTTTCACCATTGCGAGTACAATTCATACCTTG CTGAGTTTCCTGCTGTTTGCGTTGATATGGAAATTTGATGTTCCACCGGTGTTACTCCTCATCTTTGTCATCTTAAATGATG CTCTTAATCGAGGCACTTATGCATCATATGACGTCAAATCATCCTCCACACCAGATCGGTGGAAGCTGGGTGAGGTGCTCAGAACTGGCATATTTCTTGGTGTTTACTTTGCTTCAACAACTGTGTTATTCTTTTTGGCAGCAAACAGTACCGATATCTTCAAG ATGGTATTCGGAGTGGCTAGCCTCAAGAGTAATTACCAGAAGCTTGGGTCTGCAATGTTTCTTCAACTTAGCAATAGTAGCCAGCTTATTGTACTTTTCACACAGTCGCGGCGTTGGTCCAGAGTCGAACAAAACAAAGTCTATGTTTTTTGTCTCCTGACTTCCCAAATG ATTGCAGCACTGATTGCCGTGTATGCGAATGATGATAATTACTGGCCCAGAATCTCAGGGATCAGCTGGGGTTGGGTCGGTGCCATTTGGATCTATAACTTGTTCTTCTATGTAGTTCTGGTCATTATCAAGTTATTCATTCAAAGTTTATGGTTGGAACTTGCGAGTAACAAACTTTATAAGAAGGCCTATGAATTAATTGTAGAGCAGACATTGGTTAGGAGCTTGTAG